Proteins from a single region of Streptomyces vinaceus:
- the recD2 gene encoding SF1B family DNA helicase RecD2: protein MATNGAVQLAVVEGVLERITYANEESGYTVARVDTGRGSGDLLTVVGSLLGAQPGESLRMEGRWGSHPQYGKQFTVENYRTVLPATIQGIRRYLGSGLIKGIGPKIADRIVEHFGTDTLDVIEEAPKRLIEVPGLGPKRTKLIGAAWEEQKAIKEVMVFLQGVGVSTSIAVRIYKKYADASISVVKNQPYRLAADVWGIGFLTADRIAQAVGIPHDSPERVKAGLQYALSQSTDQGHCFLPEERLIADGVKLLQVDTGLVIECLADLAADPEGVVRESVPDPQGGPDPLTAVYLVPFHRAELSLVGQVRRLLHAEDDRMPGFQDVDWDRAFGWLAGRTGAKLAPEQRDAVTLALTRRVAVLTGGPGCGKSFTVRSIVELARAKKAKVVLAAPTGRAAKRLAELTGAEASTVHRLLELKPGGDAAYDRERPLDADLVVVDEASMLDLLLANKLVKAVAPGAHLLLVGDVDQLPSVGAGEVLRDLLAEGGPVPAVRLTRIFRQAQQSGVVTNAHRINTGAPPITDGLPDFFLFPEEDTEEAGRLAVDVAARRIPARFGLDPRRDIQVLAPMHRGPAGAGNLNALLQQAITPARPDLPEKRFGGRVFRVGDKVTQIRNNYEKGANGVFNGTVGVVTALDVDEQRLTVRTEEDEEVGYEFAELDELAHAYAVTIHRSQGSEYPAVVIPVTTGAWMMLQRNLLYTAVTRAKKLVVLVGSRKALGQAVRTVSAGRRFTAVAPRLSGRIPVGNIT from the coding sequence ATGGCAACCAACGGGGCGGTGCAACTGGCGGTGGTCGAGGGGGTGCTCGAACGCATCACCTACGCCAACGAGGAGAGCGGTTACACGGTCGCCCGCGTCGACACCGGCCGCGGCAGCGGGGACCTGCTCACGGTCGTCGGCTCCCTGCTCGGGGCCCAGCCCGGCGAATCGCTGCGCATGGAGGGCCGCTGGGGATCCCACCCCCAGTACGGCAAGCAGTTCACGGTGGAGAACTACCGCACGGTGCTCCCCGCGACCATCCAGGGCATCCGCCGCTATCTCGGCTCCGGCCTGATCAAGGGCATCGGCCCGAAGATCGCCGACCGGATCGTGGAGCACTTCGGCACCGACACCCTCGACGTGATCGAGGAGGCGCCGAAGCGGCTGATCGAGGTGCCCGGCCTCGGCCCCAAGCGGACCAAGCTGATCGGCGCCGCCTGGGAGGAGCAGAAGGCGATCAAGGAGGTCATGGTCTTCCTCCAGGGCGTCGGCGTCTCCACCTCCATCGCCGTCCGCATCTACAAGAAGTACGCCGACGCCTCCATCTCCGTGGTCAAGAACCAGCCGTACCGCCTCGCCGCCGACGTGTGGGGCATCGGCTTCCTGACCGCCGACCGCATCGCCCAGGCCGTCGGCATCCCGCACGACAGCCCCGAGCGGGTCAAGGCCGGGCTCCAGTACGCCCTGTCGCAGTCCACCGACCAGGGGCACTGCTTCCTGCCCGAGGAGCGGCTCATCGCCGACGGGGTCAAGCTGCTCCAGGTGGACACCGGGCTGGTCATCGAATGCCTGGCCGATCTCGCCGCCGATCCGGAGGGGGTCGTACGGGAGTCCGTGCCCGATCCGCAGGGCGGGCCGGACCCGCTGACCGCCGTGTACCTGGTCCCCTTCCACCGGGCCGAGCTGTCGCTGGTCGGGCAGGTGCGCAGGCTCCTGCACGCCGAGGACGACCGGATGCCGGGGTTCCAGGACGTGGACTGGGACAGGGCCTTCGGCTGGCTGGCCGGGCGCACCGGGGCCAAGCTGGCTCCCGAGCAGCGGGACGCGGTCACCCTGGCGCTGACCCGCCGGGTGGCCGTCCTGACCGGCGGGCCGGGGTGCGGGAAGTCCTTCACCGTCCGCTCGATCGTGGAGCTGGCCCGGGCCAAGAAGGCCAAGGTCGTGCTCGCCGCGCCCACCGGCCGGGCCGCGAAACGGCTCGCGGAGCTCACCGGGGCCGAGGCCTCCACCGTGCACCGGCTGCTGGAGCTCAAGCCGGGCGGGGACGCGGCGTACGACCGGGAGCGCCCGCTGGACGCGGACCTGGTCGTCGTGGACGAGGCCTCGATGCTGGACCTGCTGCTGGCGAACAAGCTGGTCAAGGCCGTGGCACCCGGTGCGCACCTGCTGCTGGTGGGGGACGTGGACCAGCTGCCCTCGGTCGGCGCCGGGGAGGTGCTGCGGGACCTGCTGGCCGAGGGCGGTCCCGTACCGGCGGTCCGGCTGACCCGGATCTTCCGCCAGGCCCAGCAGTCGGGCGTGGTCACCAACGCCCACCGGATCAACACGGGCGCACCGCCGATCACCGACGGGCTGCCGGACTTCTTCCTCTTCCCGGAGGAGGACACCGAGGAGGCCGGGCGGCTCGCCGTGGACGTGGCGGCCCGGCGGATTCCGGCCAGGTTCGGGCTGGACCCGCGGCGCGACATCCAGGTGCTGGCGCCCATGCACCGCGGCCCGGCCGGCGCCGGGAACCTCAACGCGCTGCTCCAGCAGGCGATCACGCCGGCCCGGCCGGACCTGCCGGAGAAGCGGTTCGGCGGCCGGGTCTTCCGCGTCGGCGACAAGGTCACCCAGATCCGGAACAACTACGAGAAGGGCGCCAACGGCGTCTTCAACGGCACGGTCGGCGTGGTGACCGCCCTCGACGTGGACGAACAGCGGCTGACGGTGCGGACGGAGGAGGACGAGGAGGTGGGGTACGAGTTCGCCGAGCTGGACGAGCTGGCGCACGCGTACGCCGTCACCATCCACCGCTCCCAGGGGAGTGAATATCCGGCCGTGGTGATCCCCGTCACCACCGGGGCCTGGATGATGCTCCAGCGCAACTTGCTCTATACGGCGGTGACCAGGGCGAAGAAACTGGTCGTGCTGGTCGGGTCCCGCAAAGCGCTCGGCCAGGCCGTGCGTACCGTTTCCGCAGGTAGGAGGTTCACGGCGGTCGCGCCCAGGCTGTCCGGCCGGATACCGGTGGGAAACATCACCTAA
- a CDS encoding citrate synthase, with amino-acid sequence MSDNSVVLRYADGEYTYPVVESTVGDQGFDISKLRAQTGLVTLDSGYGNTAAYKSAITYLDGEQGILRYRGYPIEQLAERSTFIEVAYLLINGELPTVDQLASFRNEITQHTLLHEDVKRFYDGFPRDAHPMAMLSSVVSALSTFYQDSHNPFDEKQRHLSTIRLLAKLPTIAAYAYKKSVGHPVVYPRNDLGYVENFLRMTFSVPAQEYDLDPVVVSALDKLLILHADHEQNCSTSTVRLVGSSQANMFASISAGISALWGPLHGGANQSVLEMLEGIKNDGGDVDAFIRKVKNKEDGVRLMGFGHRVYKSFDPRAKIIKAAAHDVLSSLGKSDELLDIALKLEEHALADEYFVSRNLYPNVDFYTGLIYRAMGFPTEMFTVLFALGRLPGWIAQWHEMIKEPGSRIGRPRQIYTGEVLRDFVPVEAR; translated from the coding sequence GTGAGCGACAACTCTGTAGTACTCCGGTACGCGGACGGTGAATACACCTACCCGGTGGTCGAAAGCACCGTCGGTGACCAGGGCTTCGACATCTCGAAGCTGAGGGCCCAGACCGGGCTCGTCACCTTGGACAGCGGCTACGGCAACACCGCCGCCTACAAGTCCGCGATCACCTACCTCGACGGTGAGCAGGGCATCCTGCGTTACCGCGGTTACCCGATCGAGCAGCTGGCCGAGCGCTCGACCTTCATCGAGGTCGCGTACCTGCTGATCAACGGTGAGCTGCCGACCGTCGACCAGCTCGCGTCTTTCCGCAACGAGATCACCCAGCACACGCTGCTGCACGAGGACGTGAAGCGGTTCTACGACGGCTTCCCGCGTGACGCGCACCCGATGGCGATGCTGTCCTCCGTGGTCAGCGCGCTGTCCACGTTCTACCAGGACAGCCACAACCCCTTCGACGAGAAGCAGCGCCACCTCTCGACGATCCGCCTGCTGGCCAAGCTCCCGACGATCGCGGCCTACGCGTACAAGAAGTCGGTCGGCCACCCGGTCGTCTACCCGCGCAACGACCTCGGCTACGTCGAGAACTTCCTGCGCATGACGTTCTCCGTGCCGGCCCAGGAGTACGACCTGGACCCGGTCGTGGTCTCGGCGCTCGACAAGCTGCTCATCCTGCACGCGGACCACGAGCAGAACTGCTCGACCTCCACCGTGCGCCTGGTCGGCTCCTCGCAGGCGAACATGTTCGCCTCGATCTCCGCCGGCATCTCGGCCCTGTGGGGCCCGCTGCACGGTGGCGCCAACCAGTCCGTCCTCGAGATGCTGGAAGGCATCAAGAACGACGGCGGCGACGTCGACGCCTTCATCCGCAAGGTGAAGAACAAGGAGGACGGCGTCCGCCTCATGGGCTTCGGACACCGCGTCTACAAGAGCTTCGACCCCCGGGCGAAGATCATCAAGGCGGCGGCGCACGACGTCCTCTCCTCGCTCGGCAAGAGCGACGAGCTGCTCGACATCGCGCTCAAGCTGGAAGAGCACGCGCTGGCCGACGAATACTTCGTCTCGCGCAACCTCTACCCCAACGTGGACTTCTACACCGGCCTGATCTACCGGGCCATGGGCTTCCCGACCGAGATGTTCACCGTGCTCTTCGCGCTCGGCCGCCTTCCCGGCTGGATCGCCCAGTGGCACGAGATGATCAAGGAGCCGGGTTCCCGCATCGGCCGCCCGCGCCAGATCTACACCGGCGAGGTCCTGCGCGACTTCGTCCCGGTCGAGGCCCGCTGA
- a CDS encoding S28 family serine protease, with translation MRKTLGWLLSLVMLIGITGTAGFTAQAATAAGPSAATDIKDEILAIAGMSLIEEKEYPGYRFFVLNYEQPVDHRNPSKGTFKQRFTLLHKDVSRPTVFYTSGYNVNTSPRRSEPTTIVDGNQVSLEYRFFTPSRPDPANWANLDIWQAASDQHRLFTALKKVYKKNWLATGGSKGGMTATYYERYYPRDMDGVVAYVAPNDVVNKEDSAYDRFFAKVGTKECRDKLNAVQREALVRREPLEAKYAAAAAENGWTFTTVGSLDKAYEAVVLDYVWAFWQYSLLADCATIPAAATASDQEIWDSVDTISGFSAYADQGLETYTPYYYQAGTQLGSPDIKQPHLKGLSRYGYQPPRNFVPRDIPMTFQPGVMADVDNWVRNNANQMLFVYGQNDPWGAEPFHLGYTVRDSYVMIAPGANHGASVSKLLDGEKALATQKILQWAGVAPAAALADAGRATPLAKPDAVLDQQQMEREPQLRP, from the coding sequence ATGCGCAAGACGCTCGGCTGGCTGCTGTCGCTCGTGATGCTGATCGGCATCACGGGCACAGCCGGCTTCACGGCCCAGGCGGCCACCGCCGCGGGGCCGTCCGCCGCGACGGACATCAAGGACGAGATCCTCGCCATCGCGGGGATGAGTCTGATCGAGGAGAAGGAGTACCCCGGGTACCGCTTCTTCGTACTGAACTACGAGCAGCCGGTCGACCACCGGAACCCGTCGAAGGGCACCTTCAAGCAGCGCTTCACCCTGCTGCACAAGGACGTCTCCCGGCCCACGGTCTTCTACACCTCCGGCTACAACGTCAACACCAGCCCCCGCCGCAGTGAGCCGACGACGATCGTCGACGGCAACCAGGTGTCGCTGGAGTACCGGTTCTTCACGCCCTCCCGGCCCGACCCGGCCAACTGGGCGAACCTGGACATCTGGCAGGCCGCCAGCGACCAGCACCGCCTCTTCACCGCCCTCAAGAAGGTCTACAAGAAGAACTGGCTGGCCACGGGCGGCAGCAAGGGCGGTATGACGGCGACGTACTACGAGCGCTACTACCCGCGCGACATGGACGGCGTCGTCGCGTACGTCGCGCCGAACGACGTCGTCAACAAGGAGGACTCGGCGTACGACCGGTTCTTCGCCAAGGTCGGCACCAAGGAGTGCCGCGACAAGCTGAACGCGGTGCAGCGCGAGGCGCTGGTGCGCCGTGAGCCGCTGGAAGCCAAGTACGCGGCCGCCGCCGCGGAGAACGGCTGGACCTTCACCACCGTCGGCAGCCTGGACAAGGCCTACGAGGCCGTCGTGCTCGACTACGTGTGGGCGTTCTGGCAGTACAGCCTGCTCGCCGACTGCGCCACCATCCCGGCCGCGGCGACCGCGAGCGACCAGGAGATCTGGGACTCGGTCGACACCATCTCCGGCTTCTCGGCCTACGCCGACCAGGGCCTGGAGACGTACACGCCGTACTACTACCAGGCGGGCACGCAGCTCGGCTCGCCCGACATCAAGCAGCCGCACCTGAAGGGCCTGAGCCGCTACGGCTACCAGCCGCCGCGCAACTTCGTGCCCCGTGACATCCCGATGACCTTCCAGCCCGGGGTCATGGCCGACGTCGACAACTGGGTGAGGAACAACGCCAACCAGATGCTGTTCGTGTACGGGCAGAACGACCCGTGGGGTGCCGAACCGTTCCACCTCGGCTACACCGTGCGTGACAGCTACGTGATGATCGCGCCGGGCGCCAACCACGGGGCCAGCGTCTCCAAGCTCCTGGACGGCGAGAAGGCACTGGCCACGCAGAAGATCCTGCAGTGGGCCGGGGTCGCCCCCGCCGCCGCGCTCGCCGACGCGGGCCGGGCGACGCCGCTGGCGAAGCCCGACGCGGTGCTCGACCAGCAGCAGATGGAGCGCGAGCCGCAGCTGCGGCCGTAG
- a CDS encoding glycoside hydrolase family 3 protein, with translation MSYHASRRSLLTAAALAAVSAAGVASYAAGRNPGGGDGGPRPGEGRPDDGRPGDRPPGRAPDRAALRRLVAGMSLAEKVGQLFVSRAYGHSATDPDPADAEQNEKLFGVRTAAELVSRYHLGGIIYFSWAHNTRDPQQIAELSAALQRAAASAGSGIPLLLSTDQEHGAVARIGKPATLLPGAMALGARHGAGGGTGGTTTGSDTGSNAGSDSAATAEARRAARIAGAELAAMGIRQDYAPVADVNVNPANPVIGVRSFGSDPQAVAALVAAQVRGYQGAGVAATAKHFPGHGDTETDSHVGLPVMRHSRAQWEELDEPPFRAAVEAGVDAVMTAHIVFPALDPSGDPATLSRPIVTGILRERLGFRGVVVTDALDMAGVRQKYGDDRVPVLALKAGCDQLLNPPDLGLAHRSVLAAVEAGELTRARIEESVLRILELKARRGLFDAAHTAAGRTDALVGIPAHLTAADEIAAGTTTLLANPVKLLPLDPAAAPRVLVTGADPASPSGTTGPPTAVLARELTALGCRATAVAPARAVAAAPGNAAVLVCTYNVAEGDDPQRTLVEELLATGVPVVLVAIRNPYDPARLPACAAELATYTWTDVEMRAAARVVTGAVRPAGRLPVPVPGRYPLGHGLSYD, from the coding sequence GTGTCGTACCACGCGTCCCGCAGGTCACTGCTCACCGCGGCCGCCCTGGCCGCCGTCTCGGCCGCCGGGGTGGCCTCGTACGCCGCGGGCCGCAACCCGGGCGGCGGGGACGGGGGGCCGCGCCCCGGGGAGGGCCGGCCCGATGACGGGCGCCCCGGCGACCGGCCGCCGGGCCGGGCGCCCGACCGGGCGGCGCTGCGCCGCCTGGTGGCCGGGATGAGCCTGGCGGAGAAGGTCGGGCAGCTCTTCGTGTCGCGCGCGTACGGCCATTCGGCGACTGATCCGGATCCGGCGGACGCGGAGCAGAACGAGAAGCTGTTCGGGGTGCGCACCGCCGCGGAGCTGGTCTCCCGCTACCACCTGGGCGGGATCATCTACTTCTCCTGGGCGCACAACACCCGCGACCCGCAGCAGATCGCCGAACTGTCGGCAGCCCTCCAACGTGCGGCGGCGAGCGCCGGTTCCGGTATCCCGCTGCTGCTCTCCACCGACCAGGAGCACGGCGCCGTGGCGCGCATCGGCAAGCCGGCGACGCTGCTGCCGGGGGCGATGGCGCTGGGGGCACGGCACGGCGCGGGTGGTGGTACGGGTGGTACCACCACCGGCTCCGACACCGGCTCCAACGCCGGCTCCGATTCCGCGGCCACCGCCGAGGCCCGCCGCGCCGCACGCATCGCGGGGGCCGAGCTGGCCGCGATGGGCATCCGGCAGGACTACGCCCCGGTGGCCGACGTGAACGTCAACCCTGCCAATCCGGTGATCGGGGTACGGTCCTTCGGCTCCGACCCCCAGGCGGTCGCCGCCCTGGTCGCCGCCCAGGTCCGCGGCTACCAGGGGGCCGGCGTGGCCGCCACCGCCAAGCACTTCCCCGGGCACGGGGACACCGAGACCGACAGCCACGTCGGGCTGCCGGTGATGCGGCACAGCCGGGCGCAGTGGGAGGAGCTGGACGAGCCGCCGTTCCGGGCGGCGGTGGAGGCGGGCGTGGACGCCGTGATGACGGCGCACATCGTCTTCCCCGCACTCGACCCCTCGGGGGACCCGGCGACCCTCTCCCGGCCGATCGTGACGGGCATCCTGCGCGAACGCCTGGGATTTCGGGGGGTGGTGGTCACCGACGCGCTCGACATGGCCGGTGTACGCCAGAAGTACGGGGACGACCGGGTCCCGGTCCTGGCCCTGAAGGCGGGCTGCGACCAGCTGCTGAACCCGCCGGACCTGGGCCTGGCCCACCGCAGCGTGCTCGCCGCCGTCGAGGCGGGCGAGCTGACGCGGGCCCGGATCGAGGAATCGGTCCTGCGGATCCTGGAACTGAAGGCCCGCCGGGGGCTGTTCGACGCGGCGCACACGGCCGCCGGGCGGACGGACGCGCTGGTGGGGATCCCTGCGCACCTGACGGCCGCGGACGAGATCGCGGCGGGTACGACGACCCTGCTCGCCAATCCCGTGAAACTGCTGCCCCTGGACCCCGCGGCGGCGCCCCGGGTGCTGGTCACCGGGGCCGACCCCGCCTCCCCCAGCGGTACGACGGGCCCCCCTACCGCGGTACTGGCCCGGGAGCTGACGGCCCTGGGCTGCCGGGCCACGGCCGTGGCGCCCGCCCGGGCGGTGGCCGCCGCTCCCGGCAACGCGGCGGTGCTGGTGTGCACGTACAACGTCGCCGAGGGGGACGATCCCCAGCGCACGCTGGTCGAGGAACTGCTGGCCACCGGGGTGCCGGTGGTCCTGGTGGCGATCCGCAACCCGTACGACCCCGCCCGGCTGCCCGCGTGCGCGGCGGAGCTGGCGACGTACACCTGGACGGACGTGGAGATGCGGGCGGCGGCCCGGGTGGTGACCGGGGCGGTACGGCCCGCGGGCCGGCTCCCGGTCCCGGTGCCGGGCCGCTACCCGCTGGGCCACGGGCTGTCGTACGACTAG
- a CDS encoding EamA family transporter yields MRPVHTALAVLVAAVWGFNFVVIEIGLGHFPPLLLSALRFLVAALPAVFFVGRPKTAWKWIIAVGVALGVAKFGLLFTGMAAGMPAGLSSLVLQVQSVFTAVLASLVLRERPGPVRVAGMAVALAGIAVAAVDGGTSGPVLGFTLVVAAAACWGVSNVLTRKASPPDALNFMVWVCTVPVLPLFALSLLLEGPERDLAALRGLDWSGAAVIAYVAWVSTVFGFGAWNHLLKRYPASSVAPFSLLVPVFGMSSAALVLGEGISGLRWVAALLLVGGVGMTSLAPARAGTRTKEAEGAGATGAAAAVSAGSPPAAAAASPAP; encoded by the coding sequence ATGCGTCCCGTTCACACCGCACTCGCCGTACTCGTCGCCGCCGTCTGGGGCTTCAACTTCGTCGTCATCGAGATCGGCCTCGGCCACTTCCCGCCGCTGCTCCTGTCCGCCCTGCGGTTCCTGGTCGCGGCCCTGCCCGCCGTGTTCTTCGTCGGGCGGCCCAAGACCGCCTGGAAGTGGATCATCGCGGTCGGAGTGGCCCTCGGCGTCGCCAAGTTCGGCCTCCTGTTCACCGGCATGGCCGCCGGGATGCCGGCCGGCCTGTCCTCGCTCGTGCTCCAGGTGCAGTCCGTCTTCACCGCCGTCCTCGCCTCCCTCGTCCTGCGCGAGCGGCCCGGGCCGGTCCGCGTCGCGGGCATGGCCGTCGCGCTCGCCGGGATCGCGGTCGCCGCCGTGGACGGGGGGACGTCCGGGCCCGTCCTCGGCTTCACCCTGGTCGTCGCGGCCGCCGCCTGCTGGGGCGTGTCCAACGTGCTGACCCGCAAGGCGTCCCCGCCCGACGCGCTGAACTTCATGGTCTGGGTGTGCACGGTCCCGGTGCTTCCGCTGTTCGCGCTCTCGCTGCTGCTGGAGGGGCCCGAGCGGGACCTGGCCGCGCTGCGCGGGCTGGACTGGTCCGGGGCCGCGGTCATCGCGTACGTCGCCTGGGTGTCCACCGTGTTCGGCTTCGGCGCCTGGAACCACCTGCTCAAGCGCTACCCGGCCTCGTCGGTCGCGCCGTTCTCGCTGCTGGTGCCGGTGTTCGGGATGTCCTCGGCCGCGCTGGTCCTGGGCGAGGGGATCTCGGGGCTGCGGTGGGTGGCGGCGCTGCTGCTGGTCGGCGGGGTGGGCATGACCTCGCTGGCCCCGGCCCGCGCGGGCACCCGTACGAAGGAGGCGGAGGGCGCCGGCGCCACGGGCGCCGCCGCGGCGGTCAGTGCGGGGAGCCCTCCTGCAGCGGCAGCCGCCAGTCCTGCCCCGTGA
- a CDS encoding LysR family transcriptional regulator, whose product MLDLSRLRALHAVSVHGSVAGAAAALGYTPSAVSQQIAKLERETRTTLLERRGRGVALTEEARHLAETAQELLAIVERAETTLEERRGQPSGLLTVAAFASAARGLMPGALADLARRHPALDVRLTEVDPHLSVDLVARGVTDLAVAHDWDIAPLPAPEGVEQAVIGDDRCDLVVPEDHPFTRRAVIRRADLGGERWVCQPPGRVCHDWLVRTLRTAGFVPDIAHVAEENHTIVALVAAGLGVAVVPRLGTGALPPGAVAVPLEPGPVRRLYALWRTGAARRPAITEAVRTLQEHWAYVSPRPGDLPSVPGGADAARQ is encoded by the coding sequence ATGCTCGACCTCTCCCGGCTGCGCGCCCTGCACGCCGTCTCCGTCCACGGCTCGGTCGCGGGCGCGGCGGCCGCCCTCGGCTACACCCCCTCCGCGGTGTCCCAGCAGATCGCCAAACTGGAGCGGGAGACCCGGACCACGCTGCTGGAGCGGCGCGGGCGCGGGGTCGCGCTCACCGAGGAGGCCCGGCACCTCGCCGAGACGGCCCAGGAGTTGCTGGCGATCGTGGAGCGCGCCGAGACCACCCTGGAGGAGCGGCGCGGGCAGCCGAGCGGGCTGCTGACGGTGGCTGCCTTCGCCTCGGCGGCGCGCGGTCTTATGCCGGGGGCGCTCGCCGATCTCGCGCGCCGGCATCCCGCGCTGGACGTGCGCCTGACCGAGGTCGACCCCCACCTGTCGGTGGACCTGGTGGCCCGCGGGGTCACCGACCTGGCGGTGGCCCACGACTGGGACATCGCCCCGCTGCCGGCCCCGGAGGGAGTCGAGCAGGCGGTCATCGGGGACGACCGCTGCGACCTGGTGGTACCCGAGGACCACCCGTTCACGCGGCGGGCGGTCATCCGCCGGGCGGACCTCGGCGGCGAGCGCTGGGTCTGCCAGCCGCCCGGCCGGGTCTGCCACGACTGGCTGGTGCGGACGCTGCGCACCGCCGGGTTCGTGCCCGACATCGCGCACGTGGCCGAGGAGAACCACACCATCGTCGCGCTGGTCGCGGCCGGGCTGGGAGTGGCCGTCGTCCCCCGGCTGGGCACCGGGGCGCTGCCACCGGGCGCGGTGGCCGTACCGCTGGAGCCGGGCCCCGTACGCAGGTTGTACGCCCTGTGGCGGACGGGGGCGGCCCGCCGGCCGGCGATCACCGAGGCGGTACGGACCCTGCAGGAGCACTGGGCGTACGTGTCACCCCGTCCGGGGGACCTCCCGAGTGTCCCCGGCGGCGCGGACGCGGCCCGGCAGTAG
- a CDS encoding DUF937 domain-containing protein yields MSESSFQDDVLGELGPDRLSEIAGLLGTDAAGARETVATTVGAMTGDLRQKADADDDDGNEVRQAFAEVSEPPLRGVATLGGGLLGGGLMAGVLAKVSKPVAAAVSKKTGIPAATVSRVIEMLIPVVLAVFAKRAAAGKGTAAGAPGSAAGAPAAAPAEGGGLGDLLGQILGGGKR; encoded by the coding sequence ATGAGCGAATCTTCATTCCAGGATGACGTCCTCGGCGAACTGGGCCCGGACCGGCTGAGCGAGATCGCCGGCCTGCTCGGCACCGACGCGGCCGGCGCCCGCGAGACCGTCGCGACCACGGTCGGGGCCATGACCGGCGACCTCCGGCAGAAGGCCGACGCCGATGACGACGACGGGAACGAGGTGCGCCAGGCCTTCGCCGAGGTGTCCGAACCCCCGCTGCGGGGCGTGGCCACGCTCGGGGGCGGGCTGCTCGGCGGGGGCCTGATGGCCGGGGTGCTGGCGAAGGTGAGCAAGCCGGTGGCCGCGGCGGTGTCCAAGAAGACCGGTATCCCGGCGGCCACCGTCTCCCGCGTCATCGAGATGCTGATCCCGGTGGTGCTGGCGGTCTTCGCCAAGCGCGCGGCGGCCGGCAAGGGCACGGCCGCCGGAGCCCCCGGGTCCGCCGCAGGAGCCCCCGCCGCAGCCCCGGCCGAGGGCGGCGGACTGGGAGACCTGCTCGGCCAGATCCTGGGCGGCGGAAAGAGGTAG